The DNA region GATCAGATCTATACAGATATTAAGGGGGCGAATGACTATGGCTTTCAATCGGTTCTGGTAGCTACAGGCTTAACTGGTCGGGAGATGCTAGACAGCCTAGACGATTCTTTAAAACCAAGCTACTTCGTTAATCATCTGAAAGAGTCTTAAGATGTTGCTCGTTACATTGGGAGATCCCTACAGCATCAATATAGAAGCCCTTGGCGAGCTTTTGCCGCGGATACCAGATAAGGTGCCTGTGGTTCTTGTGGGCAGCTTTTCCCAATGGGAATATCAGTGCCAGCAGTTTCAAATATCACTTGCGGTAAAAATGATCCAATCTTGGAGTGATCTGACCGATAAGGGCATCCATTTCCTCAATGTGGGACCAGAACTGCCCCGAGTCAACCCTAGAGAATTAACGGACCAGCAGCGTGGAGGCGTAGCTGTTGCTGCCCTAGAAAGCTTGCGATCCTTTCCTAAGATGCAAAATACTGCTGTACTGACCTGCCCCATCGATAAGTATGCCTGCCAACAAGCTGGCTTCCGGTTCCCAGGGCAAACTGAATTTTTCGAAGATCTTGCTGGTGAAAGGGGTGTCATGATCCTCGCAGGACCCAGTCTAAGAGTAGCTTTAGTCACCAATCACCTTGCGCTTCGTGACGTAGCTCCTCATATCAATGAGTCTTTGATTGTCAAGAAGTTTGAGCTTTTTTCAAAGACCTTATCGAGAATTTTTAAAATCAAGTCTCCTCGGATTGCCGTTGTGGGGTTGAATCCACATTGTGGCGATCAAGGTATGTTTGGTGATGAAGACTACCGCGTCATCGCACCTGCCGTGTCGCGTCTGGAAAGTCATTCCGAGTACGAGCCTACGGGGCCAATACCCGCGGATACGGCTTTCTTTCATGGCTATCAGGGGCGTTTTGATGGAATTCTTGCGATGTATCATGATCAAGGCCTTGGGCCTTTGAAAACAGTGCATTTCTTTGATGCTGTGAATATCACAGGAGGCCTTGATTTTCTGAGAGTTTCTCCAGATCATGGTCCTGCAGCTGACAAATTTGGCCAGGGAACTGCGAATTGGGAAAGTTTTAGCGCAGCCTTGACCCATTGCCTTAGGTATCTTGGTTATGAGCCCAGTACACATAGAAGAGATTAAGATCACGCGAGCCAGTGAGCATAATCTTAAGAAACTTAACTTAAGCATTGCTCGTGGGCA from Pseudobacteriovorax antillogorgiicola includes:
- the pdxA gene encoding 4-hydroxythreonine-4-phosphate dehydrogenase PdxA, whose translation is MLLVTLGDPYSINIEALGELLPRIPDKVPVVLVGSFSQWEYQCQQFQISLAVKMIQSWSDLTDKGIHFLNVGPELPRVNPRELTDQQRGGVAVAALESLRSFPKMQNTAVLTCPIDKYACQQAGFRFPGQTEFFEDLAGERGVMILAGPSLRVALVTNHLALRDVAPHINESLIVKKFELFSKTLSRIFKIKSPRIAVVGLNPHCGDQGMFGDEDYRVIAPAVSRLESHSEYEPTGPIPADTAFFHGYQGRFDGILAMYHDQGLGPLKTVHFFDAVNITGGLDFLRVSPDHGPAADKFGQGTANWESFSAALTHCLRYLGYEPSTHRRD